One Pseudomonadota bacterium genomic window carries:
- a CDS encoding BrnT family toxin, translating into MKYLNWNSEKNELLKRERGISFEEIAYLIESGLVIGIEENSGYPNQKMYVLEIDNYAIIVPYVEKDDEIFLKTAFPSRKYTKKYGLKGE; encoded by the coding sequence ATGAAATACTTGAATTGGAATTCTGAAAAAAACGAACTCTTAAAACGAGAACGCGGAATATCCTTTGAAGAAATCGCCTATTTAATTGAGTCGGGTCTGGTGATTGGAATCGAGGAAAATTCTGGGTACCCCAATCAAAAAATGTATGTTTTAGAGATCGACAATTATGCCATCATCGTACCTTACGTGGAAAAGGATGATGAAATATTTCTAAAAACAGCTTTCCCAAGCCGCAAATACACAAAAAAATACGGTTTGAAGGGGGAATAA
- a CDS encoding antitoxin encodes MNKISKKAFKAIDQEEKDLMESIERDEWQPVKNFDQERKKVIEAARNTLKKDKRINLRLSQKDYQQIQIKAIEEGIPYQTLISSIVHKYLNGSLTPRS; translated from the coding sequence ATGAATAAAATCAGTAAAAAGGCATTTAAAGCAATTGACCAGGAAGAGAAAGACCTGATGGAATCCATCGAACGTGACGAATGGCAGCCTGTTAAAAATTTTGACCAAGAGAGAAAAAAAGTAATAGAAGCCGCTAGAAATACTTTAAAAAAGGATAAACGAATAAATCTTCGCCTTTCTCAAAAGGATTACCAGCAAATACAAATAAAGGCAATTGAAGAAGGTATACCATATCAAACTCTTATTTCAAGTATCGTGCATAAATATCTGAATGGTTCTTTAACGCCCAGATCATAG